TCTACTGATGGCTTTTCTGCACTTATATCTAATTCTGATCATTagttgctttttctttctttcttttctttctattttatatatatttagtttGTTAAGCAGTGTTTATACTATACATGTGTTTCTCCCACCAGATCTTCTGTTGACGAAAGCACTTTTTTCCAAGattttataaaatgttaaaCTCCCAATTCCTTTTTGGATGTTTGTTGCGTACTGACACTAACAAATGGGCACCTTTCAATGTGCCTAAAGCTTTTTACACCAaagacacagaaaatcaaacctCAGTGTGTGGCACTAAATGTAAAACGTCTGACACAACCACATAAATGGATTTTTTCAACAATTATTCACTGATGATTTTAAAAGGGAAACCACACTTCCTGAATTATGTCAGTATGTCAGTATGTACAATTTTGAATATGAGACATTACAGAAATGTCATATAGTAAGACATCTGCCAAAGTGgcagtaacattaaaaataaatataaacatacTGATGCAGAATagctgattttatttattgtgcccTCAGATTGGATTTTCCTTGTGACTCTGTATTAgcctgctgcttttctttctgaCAATACCCCCAAGCACCTCCGTTCTCTGTCTCCTTCAATTTCAATCTGTCTGGTTCCCCTTCTCTCATGAAGTTCTAGAGATCACAGTCTAGCTGTATCGGGAAATAGTGTCATTGATCCAGGAAACCAGAGAGCAGACTTTGGTGTAGACACCTGGAAGGTTAGGCTCAGCACAGCCCACGCCCCAAGAGATAATTCCCTGCAGCTCCCCATTACACACCAGAGGGCCACCAGAGTCACCCTGAGCAGGGGAGAGGAAGTGTAAGAAGAGAGCAGGGTTTGTTCATCATCTCATCTCATTAAGGTTTCAAATACTATTCAAgtaactgagtaaaaatacctGACAAGCATCCTTGCCCCCGTCCAGGTATCCAGCACACATCATGCTCTCAGTAATCCTACCAGGGTAGGAGTTCTCACAGTCGATGTCAGACAGGATTGGGACTTCTACACAGTGTAGCTCATATGAAAATTCTGCAGTTGAGATAAAGgagaggggagaaaaaactgaaatgtgaAATTGTTATCTTTACTAAAGTATTCAGAGCATCTGTGTGCATCACAACCACATCATGCTTGCATGCCAACAATAACTGGCTTCTGAAACTGGTGTAAAATAGGTGCTCTGCATTCATTAAAGGGGGTTTAGAATCATCACATTAAGCCAAAAATAAGCTTTCTACAGAAAAGATTTCTTAATTAGTGAAGGCTTTTGTTCAAGTGTCTTCATATCTATGAAATGTTTTaactatattttttaaatttaccaaGCTTTGTGAGAAAATTCTTACTATGTTGCCAAAAGCAAGTCAATTTTTCAAAACCTTTTTTGTCAAAATCAGGTGGGCCTTACCTTGACCAGGGAATGTCTGCCCCCATCCAGACGCTGTGCACATATCCCCGGGTGTGGGACAGGCTTTGGGTAAAGCAATAGGCTTGACGTACTCGTTCAAAGTAACAGGGTATTTCAGTTTCATCAGCATGATGTCATAGTCTAGGGTAAAGTAATCAAAACTCTCATGTGTGTAGATGGCGTCAATTGACATATACTGCTCTGTGCCCTCAGTATACCAGATTGTATGTTCACCCACAATGGCAACATGGGTAGAAGGTCTGAAAAGCAAgcaataattaaattattacaGTTCTCTTAGACACACATAGCAAGAATTTCAAGATACAAGAAGTCGGTACAAACATTTTCCAGCAGTGGGCAGCAGAAATGACCCACTGGTCGTTAAGGAGAACACCGCCGCAAAAGTGGTAGCCCTCATTGAGGGATACTTGCCAGGGTTGAGAATGAGCTGCACACTCGTAACCCCCCACAATCTTGTCATCCAAAGGGACTGCAGCTGTAATATGaaggaaatacaataaagttcTACTCATCAAAGTTAAAAGTCTGTGTTACTCTAAAATCTTTGAGCATGATGCAAATAGTCTTTACCTGCAGTGCCCAGGATCATGAAAACAATCAGACCAATCATCTTTTAGCTTGCTCAAGAGCAGACTGGATGCGAGTGACCTGTTATTCACCGTATTTATACAACAGCTTCTCTGTGACCTTTCATCCACCCCTCGCCCTGGACACCTTCATTTTTCCATCCACCTACAAACCTGCCCACTAAAGTCAACAACATATctcttgaaaaaaacaacaactttgtctttttttttggacaGTCTTATTTGCATACCTTCTATTTAAGTTGGTGACAGGTGCAAAAATGCCTTTTCACAGtaccgccccccccccccccaccccctctccacgtcctttttctttttttttttagcaactaCCAACTACTGTGTTTGTACATACTGACATAATTCaggaaaatcaaataaaaaaacaacataggACTACTTTTATTTTCCTGCTCCTGAGAGCACAGATGGTCTCCTTCTCACCTCATTTGGCTTTTATACACACATGACCAAAAGCAGACCAAAACATTGACACATCTGAgcattttctatattttttgtCCAAAACTATCATTCATAAAATGTTTTGACAGCAATCATTTCTGTAATTTGATGTTTTCTTCTTAGAAAATAAAAGCCATTTCTCCAGCACAACTTTATATGCATTGTATATTCTGCACAAAATAATGTTTAGAATTTTTTTCTTGAAGAAAGGACAAATCTTTCATATCTGAATTTAGTATCCAGATAACAGATGTCGACATGTACACGGAGACTAGTTTTAGCAATTAGGgagttaattaatttaaatttataCGATAATAAAAATTCCAGCAtttaattttttgattttgggGTCATGAGTCTTAAGATTTGCTTTATACAATATTGGACATCATTACTGTCAGTAAGAATTTACAGGAAAGCTTCTATacgagagttcaggctgtgaaTGAAATACGGACTTTCAAGCTCAAGAAGTCTAAAGGatattgcacacacacacacacacacacacacacacacacacacacacacacacacacacagagaagacACACAtgccacccccccccccaagtgAAGGCAAGCATGTGCCCCTCGGAATCAGCAGCAAAACTGGGATGTAGCCAGATTAGCCCGCGATCCATCAGTGGACCCCCATCCCAGGCTGTAGCTTGCCAACAATGAGTGACCTATGAGAGAAGCTTAAACAGGTGTTAAATGTAGGGAGATAAGCGATTTGGATGAACACTTAGCACCAAGCGGTAAGAACAGAATGTAGAGATACAGATGGGGTCAACAAAACCAGGCAAGAGAGGAGGGGCAGAAATAGTTGGAGCACACAGACTATTGCAATATGAGGCAGAGTGTGCCTAGGTGTCTTCTGGGCATTCACCAGACACCATGAGACTACTGACTCTGCTGCTGATGGTTGGAGGTGCTGGTAAAAATACAGAGATACACACATGCGTACAATGTACATATTTCTACTGTAATGACacagattttaaatgaaattcacTTCAACAGTTGTGCGACAGTGGCAGTTACTCGGAAagatggcaggagtgtgaacATCACCCTAGCCATACATAACCTCACTGAACTATGACTACCACATCAGTGATGGTGTGTTCATCAACAAGCAGTGGGTGCTCTCTGTTGCCCACTGTTGGTACAAGTATTCAGTGTTGGAAACATGACTTTGTGCATTACttactttattaaaaaataaataaattaaataactaCATTAAAACGATCATGTTGGTTGTTTAGAAGGATTAAAGAAATTTGGGCTGGCAGCAATCGCTTCAGAGTGTCGGGTCAGAACACTTGCACATGTTCAGATGTGAGAGGAACAAACAGGCAGAGTCCAGAAATAAAGTTGTTATTCTTTGTATTTCCAATTGAGAATGTGCCCGCAGGTGACAGAAATCAAAttacataataaacataaatatacaaCTCAGGTGTACTCAAATACAGTACACAAGAAAATGAGCTGACATATTACTTCAGAGTGGTAACATAAACTTAAAGTCAGACATTGGTCATTAACACACCGCATACAACTATGCACTGAAGGCAACTGTACGCTGTTTATCATCTGGTACACAGAGCACAGAACCAACAACACGATAACAACGAATCTCTCTGTTAGAAGCTAATTAGCGAACAAATCTGTTATGCTAGTGAACTGCCACTTATGCATAACGTCATTTAAACAGAAGCAGAAACTGCTGGTAAGTCATCAAATACACTCATGGCTGAACACCAACACAACTGAGTGAAGTAAAACATTAACTAGCGGTCTTATGAACGCACACACTGTCCGTTGTTCGGCTGCCGTCAGTCTCTGAACTGAAGCTGCGGACATGCACACCTATGGTGCATTCAGGGGGCATAGGAAATCCCATACACAAACCTTACCCTTTTGTACGTTGGTGTATGACAATTTTTTGGATGTTAGATAGCTGAAAAATGACATCATCATCTGGCTCCCTCAGTGAGTGAAAGAAAGGATCGGCCCTGTCTGCGATTTACTTTTACACGACACAGCTTAATATTTCCGTTCACTGATGAAAtactcaaatcaaatcaaatcaaatcaaatcacctttattgtcacatcacatgtgcaggtacactggtacagtacatgcgagtgaaattcttgtgtgcaagcttcacaagcaacagagttgtgcaaaatacaataacgtgcaacaagcaaaatataaaaatggttaatctaaaagtaataaatatatgtaccatatataaaggtatatacattactgaatgtgtgtactaaatatgtttttcacgtgtgtgtgtgtgtgtgtgtgtgtgtgtgtgtgtatatacatgttttacaaatgaaatagagtaaacaataaaataagatatataaaatataaaatatacagaggtaggtatgtgcaaaacagtggcattaatgtacagtatggagtgcataatgttgaagttccagtagtgagggtgaggtgtctatgacgtgttcagcagtctgatggcctggtggaaaaagctgtctctcagtctgctggtacgggaccggatgctgcagaacctccttcctgatggaagtagtctgaagagtttatggctggggtgactggagtccttgatgatcctcccgctttcctcaggcaccgcttcctgtagatgtcttggaggagggaagctcacctccaattatccgttcagcacaccgcactactctctggagagctttgcggttgtaagcggtggtgttgccataccaggtggtgatgcatccagtgaggatgctctcaatggcacagcgatagaaggtcctgaggatgcggggctcatgccaaatcttttcagtctcctgagaaagaagaggcgctgctgcgccttcttcactgtcttgtttatgtgtactgaccacgtaagatcctcagccagatgtacaccaaggaagcggaagctgctcactctctccacagcggcgccgttgatggtgatgggggtgtgtactcctctgcacctccggaagtccactatcagctcctttgtctttgcgacgttgagggtgagatggttgtcttgacaccagtgggtcagggcgctgacctcctccctgtaggctgtctcatcaccgttggtgataagacccaccactgtagtgtcgtccgcaaacttcacaatgatgttggagttgttagtggccgtgcagtcgtgcagacaaacagctgaggcttattttatatatctgtgtgtgcaggtatgACTATCAGACTCTAGGTTACGACATCACGCTGATGAAACTCTACCACCCCTCGGAGGTGATTGAGGCCGTTGTACCGATCCCACATGCTGGGcaaaaaaactaataaatgaAACTTCTTAGTATACACACATTTTTGATTGGTCTGTtcatatttaatgaaaaaaaaaatcaaataaaacttgAAGACAAAAAATGCATCAGTTACAGGTTACTGCATTTACAATCAGTTACAGATGTATATAAAGCTCCTTTCAGAAATGCACTCCTTCAAATTATTCTCACAGCCTTTTAATGTATCACTTCATGTCTGAATAAAAACCCTGGTatcatttcctttcttttattttgatggcAATCTTTCTACGTCAGATATAGTAACACTTACATATCACTTTCAATATAGCTCACGTCT
This sequence is a window from Oreochromis aureus strain Israel breed Guangdong linkage group 11, ZZ_aureus, whole genome shotgun sequence. Protein-coding genes within it:
- the LOC116309498 gene encoding trypsin-2-like — translated: MIGLIVFMILGTAAAVPLDDKIVGGYECAAHSQPWQVSLNEGYHFCGGVLLNDQWVISAAHCWKIPSTHVAIVGEHTIWYTEGTEQYMSIDAIYTHESFDYFTLDYDIMLMKLKYPVTLNEYVKPIALPKACPTPGDMCTASGWGQTFPGQEFSYELHCVEVPILSDIDCENSYPGRITESMMCAGYLDGGKDACQGDSGGPLVCNGELQGIISWGVGCAEPNLPGVYTKVCSLVSWINDTISRYS